A window from Engraulis encrasicolus isolate BLACKSEA-1 chromosome 13, IST_EnEncr_1.0, whole genome shotgun sequence encodes these proteins:
- the LOC134460995 gene encoding ubiquitin-conjugating enzyme E2 A-like: MSTPARRRLMRDFKRLQEDPPAGVSGAPSENNIMVWNAVIFGPEGTPFEDGTFKLTVEFTEEYPNKPPTVRFVSKMFHPNVYADGSICLDILQNRWSPTYDVSSILTSIQSLLDEPNPNSPANSQAAQLYQENKREYEKRVSAIVEQSWRDS; encoded by the exons ATGTCTACTCCTGCGAGAAGGCGACTTATGCGAGATTTTAAACG GCTCCAAGAGGACCCCCCGGCTGGAGTCAGTGGCGCTCCGTCAGAAAACAACATAATGGTGTGGAATGCAGTCATATTCGG gCCTGAAGGAACACCCTTTGAAGATG GCACATTTAAACTCACAGTTGAATTCACAGAAGAATATCCCAACAAACCCCCGACAGTGCGCTTCGTCTCGAAGATGTTCCATCCAAATG TGTATGCAGATGGAAGTATTTGCTTAGACATTCTACAGAATCGCTGGAGCCCCACATATGATGTGTCTTCTATTCTCACTTCCATTCAG tccctgttaGATGAACCAAACCCAAACAGTCCAGCGAATAGTCAGGCAGCACAGCTTTATCAGGAAAACAAGCGAGAGTATGAGAAACGGGTATCAGCTATCGTGGAGCAGAGCTGGAGAGACAGTTGA